From the Ignavibacteria bacterium genome, the window CAAAGATGGATAAACCGGATGTTGAAATCAATATTGAAATTCTTGAAGATGAAGCGTATATCTATTGTGAAAAAATTTCCTGTGCCGGTGGTTTGCCTTCGGGAATGAGCGGGAAAGTTGTGTCGCTTATTTCTGCAGGATTTGATTCTCCAATTGCCTCGTATCAAATGATGAAACGCGGTGCGAAAGTTTTTTACATTCACTTTCATAGCGTTCCTTACACAACAAAAAATTCTATTGACCAAGTGGAAAACTTGGTGAACGCGCTTACGCAATATCAATACGAATCAACATTGTATCTCATTCCGTTTGCAGAACTTCAACAGCAAATAGTTTTGAAAGCAGACCAAAAACTTCGTGTTGTGTTATATCGCAGATTTATGATTCGTATCGCAGAAGCAATTGCGAGAAAAGAAAATGCGCAAGCGTTGATTACCGGCGATAGTTTGGGACAAGTTGCGTCGCAAACATTACGCAACATTGCAGTCATCAATCAATGCGCGACGATGCCGATACTTCGTCCACTTATTGGAACGGACAAAGAAGATATTCTCCATCAA encodes:
- the thiI gene encoding tRNA 4-thiouridine(8) synthase ThiI, translated to MSSVIILHHHEITLKGQNRKMFEMQLLRNCKQAVNGLLQRWQFSGGYGRFVVTLSENDEQNKSIIIERLRKVFGLSNLGVGVVVKNGIENFCNASEELLQRKTFQTVRVNAHRASKMFPINSMEINRKVGGYLCEKFSVRAKMDKPDVEINIEILEDEAYIYCEKISCAGGLPSGMSGKVVSLISAGFDSPIASYQMMKRGAKVFYIHFHSVPYTTKNSIDQVENLVNALTQYQYESTLYLIPFAELQQQIVLKADQKLRVVLYRRFMIRIAEAIARKENAQALITGDSLGQVASQTLRNIAVINQCATMPILRPLIGTDKEDILHQ